The Solanum lycopersicum chromosome 9, SLM_r2.1 genome window below encodes:
- the LOC101251613 gene encoding uncharacterized protein, producing MGVDYYKVLQVDRNAKDDDLKKAYRKLAMKWHPDKNPNNKKEAEAKFKQISEAYDVLSDPQKRVVYDQYGEEGLKGQVPPPGAGGFSGPSDGGGHGSFRFNPRSADDIFSEFFGFSTPYGGMGDMGGRAGGPSFSRGMFGEDIFTSFRNAAGEGASGNAPRKAAPIERALPCSLEDLYKGTTKKMKISREVTDATGRPSTTEEILTIDIKPGWKKGTKITFPEKGNEQRGIIPSDLVFIIDEKPHSVFKRDGNDLVVTQKIPLVEALTGYTAQITTLDGRNLTVPINSIISPNYEEVIKGEGMPIPKEPSRKGNLRVKFNIKFPSKLTSEQKAGIKRYLT from the exons ATGGGTGTGGACTATTACAAGGTTCTTCAGGTGGACCGAAATGCCAAAGATGATGACCTCAAAAAAGCCTATCGAAAACTCGCTATGAAATGGCATCCTGATAAGAACCCTAACAACAAGAAAGAAGCTGAAGCCAAATTCAAACAAATCTCTGAAGCCTACGAT GTTTTGAGTGATCCACAGAAGAGAGTAGTGTATGATCAATACGGAGAAGAGGGGTTGAAAGGGCAGGTGCCACCTCCAGGTGCCGGTGGATTTTCTGGCCCTTCAGATGGGGGTGGTCATGGGTCGTTTCGATTCAACCCCCGTAGTGCTGATGATATATTCTCCGAATTCTTTGGGTTTTCCACCCCGTATGGTGGGATGGGAGATATGGGTGGACGGGCTGGTGGTCCAAGTTTCAGTAGAGGTATGTTTGGGGAAGATATTTTCACTTCATTCAGGAATGCTGCTGGCGAAGGTGCATCTGGTAATGCTCCACGAAAGGCCGCTCCTATAGAGCGGGCACTTCCTTGTAGTTTGGAGGATCTATACAAGGGAACCACCAAGAAGATGAAGATATCCAGAGAAGTTACTGATGCTACTGG GAGACCCAGTACAACAGAGGAAATTCTAACGATTGATATCAAACCAGGATGGAAGAAGGGGACTAAAATAACATTTCCAGAGAAAGGAAACGAGCAACGAGGCATAATTCCATCAGACCTTGTCTTTATAATTGATGAGAAGCCGCATAGCGTCTTCAAGAGAGATGGAAATGACCTCGTTGTCACCCAGAAAATCCCCTTGGTAGAGGCTCTTACTGGATACACTGCACAAATAACAACCCTTGATGGCCGGAATCTAACTGTACCAATTAATTCCATCATTAGTCCAAATTATGAAGAAGTTATCAAAGGAGAAGGTATGCCCATTCCGAAGGAACCTAGCAGAAAAGGCAACTTGAGAGTAAAGTTTAACATCAAGTTCCCCAGCAAGCTTACTTCTGAGCAGAAAGCTGGCATAAAGCGGTACTTGACATGA